A stretch of the Macaca thibetana thibetana isolate TM-01 chromosome X, ASM2454274v1, whole genome shotgun sequence genome encodes the following:
- the LOC126945589 gene encoding putative deoxyribonuclease TATDN2: MVIERPSSGSDWSDVGGTTVIFSEEKPFSLCLPVVSEPPYYATDYTTFPPHYSPWHDYTSSWFSNTKSSCSPSLGSSSNTLQAGKSSCSSSSSSRSKNNIFQGERSSHQSFLSDYSTSFPVSSQNTSRDLKMTEEGRSKNSSLFYYSRNVEAEAKEERAYQQETLRRPYGGDASSFPPRTLWQPKQQGFIDTHCHLDLLYSRLPFKGTFAKFRKIYSNTFPKEFQGCISCFCNPQNLSDDLWEDQLKDDLVWGAFGCRPHFAHYYNNYQERNILKALRHPKAVAFGEMGLDYSSKCTTHVPEQQKVFERQLRLAVSLKKPMMIHCREADEDLLGILKKYVPSDHKIHRHCFTGSYPVIEPLLNHFPNLYVGFTAILTYSSADQARETVKKIPLERIIVETDAPFFLPRWVSKSCCQYAHPGLALHTVREIARIKDLSLSHTLAILRENTRRLYHL; the protein is encoded by the coding sequence atgGTGATTGAGCGCCCCTCTTCAGGGAGTGACTGGTCTGATGTAGGTGGAACCACAGTCATATTCTCTGAAGAGAAGCcattctcactgtgtctcccTGTAGTGTCAGAGCCGCCATACTACGCCACTGACTATACCACTTTTCCACCTCATTATAGTCCTTGGCATGACTACACCAGCTCTTGGTTCAGCAATACCAAGTCTTCTTGCTCTCCCTCCCTGGGCAGCAGCAGTAACACATTACAGGCTGGGAagagcagctgcagcagcagcagcagcagcagaagcaagAACAACATATTCCAGGGTGAGAGGAGCAGCCACCAGAGTTTCCTGAGTGATTATTCCACCAGTTTTCCAGTGAGCTCCCAAAACACGTCCAGAGATCTGAAGATGACAGAGGAAGGCAGATCCAAGAATTCTTCCTTATTTTACTACTCCAGAAATGTGGAAGCAGAGGCGAAGGAGGAGAGAGCATATCAACAGGAGACATTACGACGTCCTTATGGAGGAGATGCATCTAGCTTTCCGCCAAGGACCCTCTGGCAGCCAAAGCAACAGGGTTTCATTGATACCCACTGTCATTTGGACTTGCTGTATTCCAGGCTGCCTTTCAAAGGCACCTTTGccaaattcagaaaaatttatAGCAACACCTTCCCCAAGGAATTTCAGGGCTGCATTTCTTGCTTCTGCAATCCTCAAAACCTAAGTGATGACctgtgggaggatcagttgaaagATGATCTGGTTTGGGGGGCCTTTGGCTGTCGCCCTCATTTTGCCCATTATTATAACAACTatcaagaaagaaatattttaaaagcgtTACGACACCCCAAGGCTGTGGCATTTGGAGAAATGGGCTTGGATTACTCCAGTAAGTGTACCACGCATGTCCCAGAGCAGCAGAAGGTGTTTGAGAGACAGCTGCGGCTGGCTGTCTCTCTAAAGAAGCCCATGATGATCCACTGCCGAGAAGCCGATGAAGACCTactgggcatcttgaaaaaataTGTGCCCTCTGACCACAAGATACACCGGCATTGCTTCACTGGCAGTTACCCAGTCATCGAGCCGCTGTTGAACCACTTTCCCAACCTGTATGTGGGCTTCACGGCAATTCTGACTTATTCTTCTGCTGACCAAGCCCGAGAAACTGTGAAAAAGATCCCGCTAGAGAGAATTATCGTAGAAACCGatgctcccttcttcctccctcgcTGGGTTTCCAAAAGCTGTTGCCAGTATGCCCACCCAGGCCTGGCCCTGCATACGGTGCGAGAGATTGCCAGAATCAAAGATCTCTCGCTCTCGCACACCTTGGCCATCTTGCGGGAGAACACCCGTCGCCTCTACCATCTTTAA